Proteins co-encoded in one Nicotiana sylvestris chromosome 7, ASM39365v2, whole genome shotgun sequence genomic window:
- the LOC138873946 gene encoding uncharacterized protein — protein MQHENSDSDEEDEIPEEVVREVEDFENKPKSNLDETETVNFGDAETVKETRINIHLLPIEKEECIRFLKEYEDIFAWSYNDMTDLSTSTVAHKLPTNPMCSSVKHKLRKFKPDMSLKIKEEVTKKIKAKIWIDKEDADKTTFITPWGVYFYKMMPFGLKNVGDTYIRAMTTIFHDMTHKQIEVYVDGVIIKSKRAADHRADLKKYFDRLRRYNLKLNPAKCAFGVPAGKLLGFIVSRRGIELDPSKVKAIQELPPPRSKKDVKAVKGQTLANHLAENPVGGEYEPLKTYFLDEEVSFVGEDIIEAYDGGRMFFEGAANFKGVGIGAVLVSETGQHYPVQGEWVTKNSKILPYLHHVQELRKRFTKIEFRHVPRIQNEFDNALVTLSSMIQHPNKNYIDPIPAKIHNQPTYCAHVEEETNRKLWFYDIKEYLSKGEYPEHANHTQKCTLWRLSNRFFHSGGNLYRRTPDLGLLRFVDAKDASKLLEDVHDGTYVPHMNGFVLDKKILRAGYFWMTMETDYIKFVRKCFQCQVHGNMIKVPPNELNVTS, from the exons atgcaacatgagaatagtgattcagatgaagaagatgagatacccgaggaagttgTTAGGGAAGTTGAagactttgagaataagcctaagtccaatctagaCGAAACCGAAACAGTAAACTTTGGGGATGCCGAGactgtcaaggagactcgcatcaacaTTCATTTGTTACCAATAGAGAAGGAAGAGTGCATCCGTTtcttaaaagaatatgaggatatatttGCATGGTCATATAATGACATGACCGATCTTAGCACATCCacagtggctcacaagttgcctactaatcccatgtgttcGTCGGTAAAACATAaactcaggaagttcaaaccagatatgagcctgaagatcaaggaggaagttaccaagaagatcaaagccaaa atctggatcgATAAAGAAGACGCAGATAAAACAacctttattacaccatggggggtatacttctacaagatgatgccgtttggacTAAAGAATGTTGGGGATACCTACATaagagccatgacaactatctttcATGATATGACACACAAacaaatagaggtgtatgtggacggcgtcattatcaaatccaagagggccgcagaccACAGAGCAGACTTGAAGAAGtactttgacaggttaaggaggtacaatctgaagctgaaccccgcaaagtgtgcattcggggttcccgcaggaaagttattgggattcatagtcagccgtcgaggGATCGAATtagatccgtctaaagtcaaagctattcaggaattaccaccacctaggagcaaaaaggacgtg aaggcggtcaaaggacaaacattggcaaatcatcttgctgaaaacccggtgggaggagaatacgaacccttgaaaacgtattttcttgatgaagaagtatcatttgtgGGAGAGGACATTATCGAAGCATACGACGGTGGGAGGATGTTCTTTGaaggagctgcaaatttcaaaggagtgggaattggagcagttttggtatcagaaaccggtcaacattatccg gtacaaggagagtgggtcactaagaattccaagatattgccatatctgcaccatgtgcaggaattgagaaagaggttcacgaagatagagtttcgACACgtacccagaattcagaatgagtttgacaATGCATTGgtcaccttgtcatctatgatacagcatccaaaTAAGAATTATATCGATCCTATTCCGGCGAAAATCCATAATCAACcaacttattgtgctcatgttgaagaagaaacaaatAGAAAACTTTGGTtctatgacatcaaggagtatttgtcgaaaggggaatatccggagcatgcaaaccacactcaaaAATGCACACTATGGAGATTGTCCAATcgcttcttccacagcggaggaaatctgtacagaagaactcctgatttgggattgctaagatttGTCGACGCAAAAGATgcttctaaactacttgaggaCGTACATGATGGGACCTATgtcccgcacatgaatggttttgtcttggataagaagatacttagggccggttacttttggatgaccatggagacagactaTATCAAGTTTGTTCGCAAATGCTTCCAATGCCAAGTACATGGcaacatgataaaagtgccgccaaatgagctcaatgtaACAAGCTAA